In Papilio machaon chromosome W, ilPapMach1.1, whole genome shotgun sequence, a single genomic region encodes these proteins:
- the LOC123723170 gene encoding uncharacterized protein LOC123723170, with translation MDKYLRPERFDIDPSDSSGTRAWIHWRKTFENFISVQKPTAPETDAQSVPPPEKWDCIKFQLLVNHISPNIYTYISEATNYEEAITILQKLYVKPKNLIFARHMLATRKQRPEESIDTYLQALKLLSKDCDFATVDAETNKNDSVRDAFISGISSHKIRQRLLENLTLTLDQAYNQALSLETAEINSQSFNTLSLNVVSPKEPTLVCPKPQTKHDETCSSVNNPRRRKCFFCGGQIHPRKNCPAFEKTCQLCNKKGHIATVCRSSSKPINSMVERTEDLSACITAASPSSLRKATVPTYIRGIRAEALLDTGSSISFINDSFARLCGFKRKSCNQTISMASLNHTSQVEGQTLQTLKIGNHTYDNVNLLIVKNLCADIIIGHDVLEEHSSLEFSFGGPKHPLQVCNVAEASVPAVPLFANVSPNCKPIAIKSRRHSKEYRNFYMFEVLPLVELQLITLKVTVK, from the coding sequence atggacAAATATCTTCGCCCTGAAAGGTTTGATATCGACCCGTCGGATAGCTCTGGTACGAGAGCTTGGATACACTGGCGTAAGACTTTCGAAAACTTCATTTCCGTGCAGAAACCGACCGCTCCAGAAACAGATGCACAGTCGGTTCCTCCGCCAGAAAAATGGGACTGCATAAAGTTTCAGCTTTTAGTAAATCATATATCACCaaatatctatacatatataagcGAAGCTACGAACTACGAAGAAGCGATCACTATTCTGCAAAAACTGTATGTAAAAccaaaaaatctgatttttgCTAGACACATGTTAGCAACTAGGAAACAACGACCAGAAGAAAgtattgatacatatttacaagCTTTGAAACTACTTTCAAAAGATTGTGACTTTGCGACTGTTGATGcagaaacaaacaaaaacgaTAGCGTGCGTGATGCTTTCATATCCGGCATATCATCGCATAAAATCAGACAAAGGCTTTTAGAAAACTTAACTCTAACACTTGATCAAGCTTACAACCAAGCACTCTCTCTCGAAACTGCAGAGATCAACTCCCAAAGCTTCAATACTCTGTCTTTAAATGTTGTTTCCCCAAAAGAACCAACATTAGTCTGTCCAAAACCACAAACTAAGCACGACGAGACCTGCTCTTCTGTTAATAATCCTCGACGTcgaaaatgtttcttttgtgGGGGACAAATACATCCTCGTAAGAACTGCCCTGCATTTGAAAAGACTTGTCAGCTCTGCAACAAGAAGGGGCACATTGCCACTGTTTGCAGAAGCTCTTCTAAACCTATAAATTCTATGGTAGAAAGGACTGAAGATCTTTCCGCTTGTATCACTGCAGCATCACCTTCTTCATTACGTAAAGCTACTGTACCCACTTATATTCGAGGAATAAGAGCAGAAGCACTTCTCGATACCGGTAGCTCcatcagttttataaatgacAGTTTTGCAAGACTATGCGGGTTCAAAAGAAAATCCTGCAATCAGACTATTTCTATGGCCTCTCTTAATCATACTTCACAAGTAGAAGGTCAAACTTTGCAAACTCTGAAAATCGGAAATCATACATATGATAACGTGAATCTTCTTATCGTGAAAAATCTTTGTGCTGACATAATTATCGGCCATGACGTCCTCGAAGAACATTCATCGCTAGAGTTCTCTTTCGGTGGGCCAAAACATCCACTTCAAGTATGTAACGTGGCTGAAGCATCAGTACCAGCTGTACCGCTTTTTGCGAATGTATCTCCCAACTGTAAACCTATTGCTATTAAATCTCGAAGGCACAGTAAAG